tcatgtgagtttattcaggatgtcaaacttcagtttgttcacacatcaaatcagtaaagtgtgttcaatcatttcatgaacacattcatttcatccacacaatcactttgtttgatcagaatctccactcacagaaaacaatgatttatctccttattgatttaatcaggaggattacatttttaaaacacctcagaggacatttttacatcactttgaatatgaacaacaacatttattctgactaactcatttctttaagtgtgattttatagattttctacaaatgtacaaagtggtgagaagagaaaatcagcatgaaagaaaagtttgctgctctctctctctctcttcagactcctgaatcagaacagaaacaaaagcatataaatgtatgaaaacaaatcatcaaacatggagagcggagagaagttgatatttatcactcagagaaatgtcagttcaggtgaacaaacgtcatcctgagcagtgaaagagtccacggctaaacagacacaggaaggagtgtcacttaaagacactGAGTTTCACTTCCTCAGAACTGAAAACAAGTTTCACCTCTGATCAACAAAGCATGTGACTGTGCAGGtgttgttggttacacccatcctcaaactgtagatctaaaggggagggaaccatGAAGTATGAGGACAGAGTGCAGcaggctgagagcaggaaggagagggagggctgaTCGAACTACGATTCattccaggaagaggagcggtTTGAGAGAGATACTACAGAGCAtcatctctgtgttgtaagacttatgcagaccacaaacaaaggacaggatgggtttatttcacattttgtgggtcagtagacgctcaggttacccaaatatatgttcagaaacactgtagaagtggatttttcataatatgtcccctttaaatgttttgacttttaacctcataatttcgacttattatgagcaaaaaaaagattctcaACGAAGCCaagttttaattttaattttttcaacTGGCTGGaatgggcttccatagtttttttgtgcgtttctccctgagtcagcgtctacaaaaaagttaaaattatatatagaatagcattataagaaaaaaagagaagaaaggtacaaataaaaaatgaaaaaataataataaataagttgtagtaacagctaagtaaattaaaataaactgtacagaagttataaactgtattaaagcaaagatataatacaagaaaataacaaaggggaacactgtacaatgaaatgaaaatataaatatgttttcttgtctctactttctacatctcttattgcacctgaggttattgcacacatatttttcacattatataattattatataagAATATCATGACTAGAGTTGTCAGGATGTTTAAACTTTGACACGATTCCAGTAAAAATCAGACGATATCTAAACCCGCTTCAATCAAAAAAGGCATCAGAAGTAGAAGTGCTAGACATCCAATGTTGgataataaaaattaaaaaaaagaagtagggATGAGAAACTCAGCCGATTCTTttatctgactcttctcctctgctcctAAACGTCTCACGTTCAGAGTTCAGGCATAGGAAGAAGAAGTCAGATCTCTTCCTTACTATCTTAAAACCACCATGTTTGTTACTCTGACATTAAGACAGAGCATGTTGACGTCTTTTCATAAAGCCTGTGgggaaacagaggagaagaataCAACTGCAGGTCTTTAACATGAAGCTCACAGATATCCAGgtgaaggagggggaggggctgcaGACTGACACTGACACACCCCGACTATGGATCAGATTTAATCCCCCTCAGCAGATACAAGCCCCGCCCTGAAAACATGGATACCTGTTACGTTCCCCGTACGTTCCCCGTAGTTCTAGGGGATGCGGGGAACAACAAATTTATATTTACCCGGAATCAAGGTGGAGACCAGAGTTCGGTTTCAAAAATAAGAGTCGCTGTCTTTAATtgtacaggaaacacacaagcaaTAACCAGCTTTAGGtgcaccttttgtttttttattttacccgAAGTGTAAATCTGCCAGATTCTGTCCATCTTTACACTGCTTGTTGTGTCTATACTACCCCCAATGGACAAAATGTGGAACTacacttgtgtttaaaaaaaaaaaaaaaatctcactttTGAGAGTGAGGGGGCGGGagacattgccatggtaacagcaagctcagccaatcagagacgtcgctgTGACACTCGTGGGTCATGGGTTGTGAAGTTTTTTTCAAAGAGATATTAAAGATATTATAAAGAGATTGTTTCATACTGGGGTAGCTCGAGGTCAGTGTACCTTGGATGGTTATTATACTACAGCCAAAAATCAAATCCACTGTTGGAGAAAATGAAGGAGATTTTTACTTCCAGCTcctcactgttgagctctatgactctatatatgttcaaaaacactgtagaagaggatttttcataatatgtcccctttaaatgttttgacttttaacCTCATACTTTCGACTTATTATGagcaaaacaattattttcaaCGAagccaagttttcatttttattttttcaactggcggaaatgggcttccatagtttGCAATgaagacaagaagaaaacatttagttcaTGTGAGTTTATTCAGGATGtaaaacttcagtttgttcacacatcaaatcagtaaagtgtgttcaatcatttcatgaacacattcacttcatccacacaatcactttgtttgatcagaatctccactcacagaaaacaatgatttatctccttattgatttaatcaggaggattacatttttaaaacacctcagaggacatttttacatcactttgaatatgaacaacaacatttattctgactaactcatttctttaagtgtgattttatagattttctacaaatgtacaaagtggtgagaagagaaaatcagcatgaaagaaaagtttgctgctctctctctctctcttcagactcctgaatcagaacagaaacaacagaaaatataaatgtattaaaacaaatcatcaaacatggagagcGGAGTGAAGTTGATATTTATCatgcagagaaatgtcagttcaggtgaacaaaagtcatcctgagcagtgaaagagtccacggctaaacagacacaagaaggagtgtcacttaaagacacttaaacatttacagaacagacaAGAGGTCCAAGTAccgcccataaagtttgattgacaggtgacgaTGATCAGATTTCAGCAACGAGCGtggataaaaatcaagttgaagatttaaaacacagcaagttaaacatctgtctcgttaatgacttctgtctatttcagtttacacaactcagcagaggcTCCAACAAAATAAACCccgagtccagcatgtagaggctgagtgaatgtggtctggactctgtggaggagagtcatggtttcagagatgctgtagaaggacagaatacctgctctgtgatccaggtacactcctactctggaggactgaggacctgagacacGAGTCTTGACATTGTTGTCATAAAAGTTATATCTGTTGTTGAAACAATCtaacgcccaagatttgtcattacgtccaaatGCACACTCACTCGAACTCCCtgttctgctgatattcttgtatgtgactgctacagaaactcttcctctcttcttcacttcccagtaacaacgtccagtcagactctctttactcaggacctgaaaACACCATTCAgcgaatctgtctgggtgactagaataaggaTGGTTCTGACCcattaatgttacttttctgttcccatcagataataacagctgtgtgtttactgtgtttggatccagtgtgatgtcacatgaatattttaagaactcagctctggtcttgggctctggttctggcaGTAAAACGttcacttcagtcactgtctgtgagatgtttgtccatttctctctcaggacgtcctgtagtttatctctgacttctgacacagccgctgtcacgtcctcaaagtacctcagaggacggatcttgatgctggatgagtgtgtagattcactgagtggtgacagtgaggggtagtcgtgtagaaactggttgtggtcctgtgtgtgtgacagcttcttcatctcagcgtctctcctcttcagctcagtgatctcctgctccagcttctcctgaagctctctgactcgactcacttcagtttgctgctgggatctgacctgctgcttcacatcagagcgtcttttctccatgagacggatcagctcagtgaacatcttctcactgttccccactgttttatcagcggagccattgatagcctccacctcctgttggagcagcttcacatctttctctctgtcctggattctctgctggatgttttgttgactcacctccagctctctctgcttctcgctcctttctgctgcagctgagactgtgtcatgacctttgtgttcatccacagggcagagataacagatagactgctgatcagtacgacagaacatattcatcacctcatcatgacgagagcagacgttctcctggagcttcttggagggctccaccagcttgtgtttctttaatggaggtGCTGCATCATGAGgctggaggtgtttctcacagtaagaagcCAGACattgcagacaggacttacaggctttcagttttctcCCGGTGCAGagatcacaggccacatcttcagatccagcatagcagtgatcagcaggagcagcttggagtccagtcttcttcagctcctccactaaatctgccaacatggtgtttttcctcaggtcaGGCCTCGCTGTGAAGGTCtgtctacactgagggcagctgtagactgtcttctcatcctctttatcccagtggcttttaatacacttcATGCAGTAGCTGTGTCCACAGGTAAGAGTccccggatccttcaggagatcctgacagatcgaacaagagaaggtttcccggtccagctgaactcctttctgtgccatttctcctctcggtaACAACGACTGTCTGAGATTCACTTCCTCACAACTGAAAACAAGTTTCACCTCTGATCAACAAAGCATGTGACTGTGCAGGtgttgttggttacacccatcctcaaactgtagatctaaaggggagggaaccatGAAGTATGAGGACAGAGTGCAGcaggctgagagcaggaaggagagggagggctgaTCGAACTACGATTCattccaggaagaggagcggtTTGAGAGAGATACTGCAGAGCAtcatctctgtgttgtaagacttatgcagaccacaaacaaaggacaggatgggtttatttcacatgttgtgggtcagtagacgctcaggttacccaaatatatgttcagaaacactgtacaagtggatttttcataatatgtcccctttaaatgttttgacttttaacctcataatttcgacttattatgagcaaaaaaaagattctcaACGAAGCCaagttttaattttaattttttcaacTGGCTGGAATGGACTTCCATAGTttttttgtgcgtttctcc
The sequence above is drawn from the Labrus bergylta chromosome 24, fLabBer1.1, whole genome shotgun sequence genome and encodes:
- the LOC110001420 gene encoding uncharacterized protein, giving the protein MAQKGVQLDRETFSCSICQDLLKEPGTLTCGHSYCMKCIKSHWDTEDEKTVYSCPQCRQTFTARPDLRKNTMLADLVEELKKTGLQAAPADHCYAGSEDVACDVCTKRKLKACKSCLQCLASYCEKHLQPHDAAPPLKKHKLVEPSKKLQENVCSRHDEVMKMFCRTHQQSICYLCSVDEHKGHDTVSAAAERSEKQRELEVSRQNIQQRIQDREKDVKLLQQEVEAINGSADKTVGNSEKMFTELIRLMKKRRSDVKQQVRSQQQTEVSRVRELQEKLEQEITELKRRDAEMKKLSHTQDHNQFLHDYPSLSPLSESTHSSSIKIRPLRYFEDVTAAVSEVRDKLQDVLREKWTNISQTVTEVNVLLPEPEPKTRAEFLKYSCDITLDPNTVNTQLLLSDGNRKVTLMGQNHPYSSHPDRFAEWCFQVLSKESLTGRCYWEVKKRGRVSVAVTYKNISRTGSSSECVFGRNDKSWALDCFNNRYNFYYNNVKTRVSGPQSSRVGVYLDHRAGILSFYSISETMTLLHRVQTTFTQPLHAGLGVYCVGGPAELCKLKSEVKLVFSCEEVNLRQSLLPRGEMAQKGVQLDRETFSCSICQDLLKDPGTLTCGHSYCMKCIKSHWDKEDEKTVYSCPQCRQTFTARPDLRKNTMLADLVEELKKTGLQAAPADHCYAGSEDVACDLCTGRKLKACKSCLQCLASYCEKHLQPHDAAPPLKKHKLVEPSKKLQENVCSRHDEVMNMFCRTDQQSICYLCPVDEHKGHDTVSAAAERSEKQRELEVSQQNIQQRIQDREKDVKLLQQEVEAINGSADKTVGNSEKMFTELIRLMEKRRSDVKQQVRSQQQTEVSRVRELQEKLEQEITELKRRDAEMKKLSHTQDHNQFLHDYPSLSPLSESTHSSSIKIRPLRYFEDVTAAVSEVRDKLQDVLREKWTNISQTVTEVNVLLPEPEPKTRAEFLKYSCDITLDPNTVNTQLLLSDGNRKVTLMGQNHPYSSHPDRFAEWCFQVLSKESLTGRCYWEVKKRGRVSVAVTYKNISRTGSSSECAFGRNDKSWALDCFNNRYNFYDNNVKTRVSGPQSSRVGVYLDHRAGILSFYSISETMTLLHRVQTTFTQPLHAGLGVYFVGASAELCKLK